From a region of the Haematobia irritans isolate KBUSLIRL chromosome 4, ASM5000362v1, whole genome shotgun sequence genome:
- the LOC142235054 gene encoding arylalkylamine N-acetyltransferase-like 2, producing the protein MTNDDIELRLVTEHDRPQVTELFRKFFFPDEPLTGSSEPEGNGSNEEEEFILKYIKYGTCIIAIDKKTDKAVGVCLAGPQRENEAEHLFRESAEEGNTTWGNILRLLACIERDAQVMQKYNVKRILYIIGTCVDSSMRGRDIGARLYNAVRDLGKAKGYQLLRADCTSYYSAKIKDKLGWDCINIVNYNEYLDDKGKPVFSPAAPHVCCKSYALRL; encoded by the coding sequence ATGACAAACGACGATATTGAACTGAGATTAGTAACCGAGCACGATAGACCACAAGTTACCGAATTATTTCGGAAATTCTTTTTTCCCGATGAACCCTTGACAGGCAGTAGTGAACCTGAAGGGAATGGCTCAAACGAAGAGGaggaatttattttgaaatacatTAAATATGGGACTTGCATCATTGCCATCGACAAGAAAACTGATAAGGCTGTTGGTGTGTGCCTAGCAGGACCTCAAAGAGAAAATGAAGCTGAGCATTTGTTTCGCGAATCAGCTGAGGAGGGTAATACAACATGGGGCAATATTTTAAGATTGTTGGCGTGTATAGAACGTGATGCACAAGTAATGcagaaatacaatgtaaagcGTATCCTATACATAATAGGAACCTGTGTGGACTCATCAATGCGTGGCCGAGATATTGGTGCTCGTCTCTATAATGCAGTGCGGGACTTGGGCAAAGCTAAAGGATATCAATTGTTGAGAGCAGATTGTACCAGTTATTATTCAGCTAAAATTAAAGATAAATTAGGTTGGGATTGTATCAACATAGTCAACTACAATGAGTACTTAGATGACAAGGGCAAGCCAGTTTTTAGTCCTGCTGCTCCCCATGTCTGTTGTAAATCATATGCCTTaagattatag